In Prosthecochloris sp. GSB1, the following proteins share a genomic window:
- a CDS encoding 2-oxoacid:ferredoxin oxidoreductase subunit beta, producing the protein MTDTLSKLTAKDFTSDQEPKWCPGCGDHAVLQQLKNTMADLGLKTEDVVVVSGIGCSSRLPYYVATYGVHGIHGRALAMASGLKTARPELSVWVATGDGDALSIGGNHYIHTIRRNLDMNVILFNNEIYGLTKGQYSPTSKVGLKTVTSPNGVVDYPMNTVALTLGSGGTFVARVLDRDGKFMREVFKRAAEHRGTSVVEIYQNCPIYNDGAFDVFTDRERKADTTIYLEQDQPLIFGAEKNKGIKLDGFMPVIVDLKDSSVSLDDLWIHDEKDKLKANILAGFFDDPDTTENCLPRPLGIFYVEDRFTYEDALDQQIAQAQADGEGSLEELLAGKSTWTIK; encoded by the coding sequence ATGACCGATACACTTTCCAAACTGACCGCAAAAGATTTCACCTCGGACCAGGAGCCGAAATGGTGTCCCGGCTGCGGTGACCACGCCGTCCTTCAGCAGCTCAAGAACACCATGGCCGATCTGGGGTTGAAAACCGAGGACGTCGTCGTCGTGTCCGGTATCGGCTGCTCTTCCAGGCTGCCCTACTATGTGGCGACCTACGGTGTCCACGGCATCCACGGAAGAGCCCTGGCAATGGCGTCCGGCCTGAAAACCGCTCGCCCCGAACTCAGCGTCTGGGTAGCGACCGGAGACGGAGACGCGCTGTCGATAGGCGGCAACCATTACATTCATACGATCCGAAGAAACCTCGACATGAATGTAATTCTTTTCAACAACGAGATCTACGGCCTGACGAAAGGACAGTATTCTCCCACCTCGAAAGTCGGCCTGAAAACCGTAACCTCTCCCAACGGCGTCGTGGATTACCCGATGAACACCGTTGCGCTGACCCTTGGCTCGGGGGGCACGTTTGTCGCCAGGGTTCTCGACAGGGACGGCAAGTTCATGCGCGAAGTATTCAAGCGCGCAGCCGAACACAGAGGAACGTCCGTGGTCGAAATCTATCAGAATTGCCCGATCTACAATGACGGCGCATTCGATGTCTTTACCGACAGGGAAAGAAAAGCGGACACAACGATCTATCTTGAACAGGACCAGCCCCTGATCTTCGGTGCGGAAAAGAACAAGGGGATCAAGCTCGACGGCTTCATGCCAGTCATCGTGGACCTGAAGGATTCCTCCGTCTCCCTGGACGACCTGTGGATCCATGATGAAAAGGACAAACTGAAAGCCAACATCCTTGCTGGCTTCTTCGACGATCCGGATACCACGGAAAACTGTCTGCCGAGACCGCTGGGTATTTTCTATGTGGAAGACCGGTTCACCTACGAAGACGCCCTCGACCAGCAGATCGCGCAGGCTCAGGCCGACGGCGAAGGCTCGCTCGAGGAGCTTCTTGCCGGAAAGAGCACGTGGACGATCAAGTAA
- the rpoC gene encoding DNA-directed RNA polymerase subunit beta' has product MIFSQGASPFKGDFSKIKFSIASPESILAHSRGEVLKPETINYRTFKPERDGLMCEKIFGPTKDWECYCGKYKRVRYKGIICDRCGVEVTMKSVRRERMGHISLAVPVVHTWFFRSVPSKIGALLDLSTKELERIIYYEVYVVINPGEPGEKQGIKKLDRLTEEQYLQIITEYEDNQDLDDDDPAKFVAMMGGEAIHTLLKGLDLDTQAQELRKVLRESGSEQKRADALKRLKVVEAFRKSYEPVKKTRKKSTGLFPEDEMPEPYVYEGNKPEYMVMEVIPVIPPELRPLVPLEGGRFATSDLNDLYRRVIIRNNRLKKLIDIRAPEVILRNEKRMLQEAVDALFDNSRKANAVKTGESNRPLKSLSDALKGKQGRFRQNLLGKRVDYSGRSVIVVGPELKLHECGLPKSMAIELFQPFVIRRLVERGIAKSVKSAKKLIDRKDPVVWDVLEKVIDGRPVLLNRAPTLHRLGIQAFQPVLIEGKAIQIHPLVCTAFNADFDGDQMAVHVPLSQEAQLEATLLMLSSHNLILPQSGKPVTVPSQDMVLGMYYLTKSRAGDKGEGKIFYSTEEVLIAHNEGRIDLHAMIFVRYDGSVDQKFDPLRMLDMISDDQAEKKSWLKKEIEENRMLVTTVGRVIFNQYVPGKIGFINRVIDKKGAKDLISRLCNEVGNVQAAEFLDNIKEVGYHYAMKGGLSIGLSDAIIPEAKVQLIKKATKESNKIIKEYNRGTLTENERYNQVVDVWQKVTNLVAEESYQKLRKDRVGFNPLFMMLDSGARGSREQVRQLTGMRGLIARPQKSMSGQPGEIIENPIISNLKEGLTVLEYFVSTHGARKGLSDTSLKTADAGYLTRRLHDVAQDVIVTEEDCGTTRGLHVERDIEEETGGQIKFSEKIRGRVASRDIVDSLTDEIIAPAGSIITDELADIIQQNVGVLEADIRSVLTCEAKQGICSKCYGTNLATHRLVEIGEAVGVIAAQSIGEPGTQLTLRTFHQGGTAQGGIAETETKSSCEGQVEFEGVRTVEKESINEDGMPETRSLVIQKNGKINIVDPDTGKVLKRYEVPHGAHLAAAKGSLVKKDDVLFSSEPNSTQIIAELEGTVKFSDIEKGVTYKEEVDPQTGYVQHVIINWRSKLRASETREPKILLVGENGDILKTYPVPIKSNLFVEDGQKVSIGDILAKVPRNLDRVGGDITAGLPKVTELFEARIPSDPAIVSEIDGYVAFGSQRRSSKEIKVKNDFGEEKTYYVQVGKHVLANESDEVKAGEPLTDGAVSPQDILRIQGPNAVQQYLVNEIQKVYQLNAGVEINDKHLEVIVRQMLQKVRIEESGDTELLPGDLIDRTVFIEANTDIAEKVRVIEKGDAPARIQEGQLYKMRDITKLNRELRRNSKQLIVVEPALQATSHPVLLGITSAALQTESVISAASFQETTKVLTDAAVAGKIDNLLGLKENVIVGKLIPAGTGLKKYRRLELVRPEAVGEEGFAADESGIDEEVRVETLEE; this is encoded by the coding sequence ATGATTTTTTCACAGGGAGCTTCACCGTTCAAGGGTGATTTTTCGAAGATAAAGTTCAGCATTGCATCTCCCGAGAGCATTCTCGCCCATTCAAGGGGCGAGGTGCTCAAGCCTGAAACCATCAATTACCGTACCTTCAAACCGGAACGGGATGGCCTGATGTGCGAAAAGATTTTCGGTCCGACCAAGGACTGGGAGTGCTATTGCGGAAAGTACAAGCGCGTCCGTTACAAAGGCATCATCTGCGACCGTTGCGGCGTGGAGGTTACCATGAAGAGTGTCCGGCGCGAGCGCATGGGGCATATTTCCCTGGCGGTGCCGGTCGTGCACACCTGGTTTTTCCGCTCGGTTCCGAGCAAGATCGGCGCATTGCTGGATCTCTCGACCAAGGAGCTCGAACGCATCATCTATTATGAAGTCTATGTGGTGATCAATCCCGGCGAGCCGGGCGAAAAACAGGGGATCAAGAAACTCGACAGGCTGACGGAAGAGCAGTATCTGCAGATCATCACCGAGTACGAGGACAATCAGGATCTCGACGACGACGATCCCGCGAAGTTCGTCGCCATGATGGGCGGCGAGGCTATCCATACCCTTCTCAAGGGGCTCGATCTCGATACGCAGGCGCAGGAACTGCGCAAGGTGTTGCGCGAAAGCGGCTCGGAACAGAAAAGGGCCGACGCCTTGAAACGCCTCAAGGTCGTCGAAGCGTTCAGAAAAAGCTACGAGCCGGTCAAGAAAACCCGGAAGAAGTCCACGGGCCTTTTTCCGGAGGACGAAATGCCCGAACCCTACGTCTACGAGGGCAACAAGCCCGAATACATGGTCATGGAGGTCATACCGGTCATTCCGCCTGAGCTTCGTCCTCTCGTGCCGCTCGAAGGCGGCCGTTTCGCGACTTCGGATCTCAACGATCTGTACAGGCGGGTCATTATCCGCAACAACAGGCTGAAGAAGCTGATCGATATCCGTGCGCCCGAGGTTATTCTGCGCAACGAAAAGAGAATGTTGCAGGAAGCCGTCGATGCGCTTTTCGACAACTCCCGGAAAGCGAACGCCGTCAAGACCGGTGAATCGAACCGGCCGCTCAAGTCCCTTTCGGATGCGCTCAAGGGTAAACAGGGGCGTTTCCGCCAGAATCTTCTCGGAAAGAGGGTCGACTATTCCGGCCGGTCGGTCATCGTCGTCGGACCCGAGCTCAAGCTGCACGAATGCGGTCTTCCGAAAAGCATGGCCATAGAACTGTTCCAACCGTTCGTTATCCGCCGTCTCGTGGAGCGAGGTATAGCGAAATCCGTCAAGTCCGCAAAGAAACTCATCGACAGGAAGGATCCCGTCGTCTGGGATGTGCTCGAGAAGGTCATCGACGGGCGGCCCGTATTGCTCAACCGCGCTCCGACGCTGCATCGCCTCGGAATCCAGGCGTTCCAGCCGGTGTTGATCGAGGGCAAGGCGATCCAGATTCACCCGCTCGTCTGTACGGCGTTCAACGCCGACTTCGACGGCGACCAGATGGCCGTTCACGTGCCGCTCTCACAGGAGGCGCAGCTCGAGGCGACACTGCTCATGCTTTCGTCGCACAACCTCATACTTCCGCAGTCGGGAAAACCGGTTACCGTTCCTTCCCAGGACATGGTGCTTGGTATGTACTACCTGACCAAATCAAGAGCCGGCGACAAAGGTGAAGGAAAGATCTTCTACAGCACGGAAGAGGTGCTGATCGCCCACAACGAGGGCCGTATCGACCTGCATGCGATGATTTTCGTCAGGTACGACGGCAGTGTCGACCAGAAGTTCGATCCTCTTAGAATGCTCGATATGATTTCCGACGACCAGGCAGAGAAAAAATCGTGGCTGAAAAAAGAGATCGAGGAAAACCGAATGCTTGTCACGACCGTAGGCCGGGTGATCTTCAACCAGTACGTGCCCGGAAAAATCGGTTTCATCAACAGGGTTATCGACAAGAAAGGTGCGAAGGATCTTATTTCGAGGCTCTGCAACGAGGTCGGTAACGTCCAGGCGGCGGAATTTCTCGATAACATCAAGGAGGTCGGTTACCATTACGCCATGAAAGGCGGGTTGTCGATCGGGCTTTCCGACGCGATCATTCCGGAGGCCAAGGTGCAGCTCATCAAGAAAGCCACCAAGGAAAGCAACAAGATCATCAAGGAATACAACCGGGGCACCCTGACGGAAAACGAACGCTACAACCAGGTCGTCGACGTCTGGCAGAAGGTGACGAACCTCGTCGCCGAGGAATCGTACCAGAAGCTTCGCAAGGACAGGGTCGGATTCAATCCACTTTTCATGATGCTCGATTCCGGCGCCCGAGGTTCGAGAGAGCAGGTGCGTCAGCTTACCGGCATGAGGGGACTGATAGCTCGTCCCCAGAAATCCATGTCAGGTCAGCCGGGCGAGATTATCGAGAACCCGATCATCTCGAACCTGAAGGAAGGGCTCACGGTTCTCGAGTACTTCGTCTCGACTCACGGCGCCCGAAAAGGTCTCTCCGACACGTCGCTCAAAACCGCCGACGCGGGGTATCTGACCAGGAGGCTTCACGATGTCGCGCAGGATGTCATCGTGACGGAAGAAGACTGCGGAACGACGAGGGGGTTGCATGTCGAGCGCGACATCGAGGAAGAGACCGGAGGACAGATCAAGTTCAGCGAGAAAATTCGCGGCAGGGTCGCCTCCCGGGATATCGTCGACAGCCTGACCGACGAGATCATCGCGCCGGCCGGCAGCATCATTACCGACGAACTTGCCGACATCATCCAGCAGAACGTCGGGGTGCTCGAGGCCGACATCCGCTCGGTGCTTACCTGCGAAGCCAAGCAGGGGATCTGTTCAAAATGCTACGGAACGAACCTCGCGACCCACAGGCTGGTGGAAATTGGAGAGGCTGTCGGCGTCATCGCCGCGCAGTCGATCGGTGAGCCGGGTACGCAGTTGACGCTTCGTACCTTCCATCAGGGCGGCACCGCCCAGGGCGGCATCGCCGAGACCGAAACCAAATCATCGTGCGAAGGCCAGGTCGAATTCGAGGGTGTCAGGACTGTCGAGAAAGAAAGCATCAACGAAGACGGCATGCCTGAAACAAGAAGCCTCGTCATCCAGAAGAACGGCAAGATCAACATCGTCGATCCGGATACAGGAAAAGTGCTGAAGCGTTACGAGGTTCCTCACGGCGCTCATCTGGCTGCGGCGAAGGGAAGCCTTGTCAAGAAGGACGATGTGCTGTTCAGCAGCGAGCCCAACAGCACCCAGATCATCGCCGAACTCGAAGGGACGGTTAAATTCTCCGACATTGAAAAGGGCGTGACGTACAAGGAAGAGGTCGATCCCCAGACCGGCTATGTACAGCACGTCATCATCAACTGGCGCTCGAAACTCAGGGCTTCCGAAACGAGGGAGCCAAAGATTCTTCTCGTCGGCGAGAATGGCGATATCCTGAAAACCTATCCCGTGCCGATCAAATCCAACCTTTTCGTCGAGGACGGCCAGAAAGTTTCCATCGGCGATATCCTCGCCAAGGTGCCGAGAAACCTCGATCGTGTGGGCGGCGATATCACAGCCGGTCTGCCGAAAGTGACCGAACTGTTCGAGGCCAGGATTCCATCGGATCCGGCAATCGTCTCCGAAATCGACGGCTACGTCGCGTTCGGTTCCCAGCGGAGGAGCAGCAAGGAAATCAAGGTCAAGAACGATTTCGGCGAAGAAAAGACCTACTACGTCCAGGTCGGCAAGCATGTTCTCGCAAATGAAAGCGACGAGGTCAAGGCCGGCGAGCCGCTGACCGACGGAGCGGTTTCACCCCAGGACATTCTTCGTATTCAGGGTCCCAATGCCGTTCAGCAGTACCTGGTGAACGAGATCCAGAAGGTATACCAGCTCAATGCAGGTGTCGAGATCAACGACAAGCATCTCGAGGTCATTGTCCGCCAGATGCTGCAGAAGGTGAGGATCGAGGAGTCCGGAGACACGGAACTGCTGCCGGGCGACCTGATCGACCGCACGGTCTTCATCGAGGCCAACACCGATATCGCCGAAAAAGTCAGGGTTATCGAGAAAGGCGACGCTCCGGCAAGAATACAGGAAGGGCAGCTTTACAAGATGCGAGACATTACGAAACTCAATCGCGAGCTTCGCCGCAACAGCAAACAACTGATCGTCGTCGAGCCCGCGCTTCAGGCTACCTCGCATCCCGTGCTGCTTGGTATTACCAGCGCGGCCTTGCAGACCGAAAGCGTCATCTCGGCAGCTTCGTTCCAGGAGACGACCAAGGTTCTTACCGATGCCGCAGTCGCCGGAAAGATCGACAACCTGCTCGGTTTGAAGGAAAACGTCATCGTCGGCAAGCTGATCCCGGCAGGCACCGGACTGAAAAAGTATCGCAGGCTGGAACTTGTCAGGCCAGAAGCGGTCGGTGAAGAAGGTTTCGCGGCTGACGAAAGCGGGATAGACGAGGAAGTTCGGGTCGAGACGCTCGAAGAGTGA
- the efp gene encoding elongation factor P translates to MTSIGNVSKGTIIRFRNEPHRIETLVHRTPGNLRAFYQANMRNLNTGRNVEYRFSASDSVEVVVTERKQYQYLYRDGDDFVMMDTSTFDQINLPSSVLGEPARFLKESMLVDIVFADDGSILEAELPIFVELEVVETNPATKDDRATSGTKPAILETGTEVNVPMFIQTESVIRVDTRSGEYMERVKK, encoded by the coding sequence ATGACATCCATCGGTAACGTGTCGAAAGGGACGATCATTCGCTTCAGGAATGAACCCCACCGTATAGAAACTCTTGTCCACCGGACCCCCGGCAACCTCAGGGCCTTCTACCAGGCAAACATGAGAAATCTCAATACCGGCCGCAATGTCGAATACCGTTTCAGCGCCAGCGACTCCGTGGAAGTCGTCGTTACGGAAAGAAAGCAGTACCAGTACCTCTATCGTGACGGTGACGATTTCGTCATGATGGATACCTCGACGTTCGACCAGATCAATCTCCCGTCTTCCGTTCTTGGTGAGCCTGCCCGTTTTCTGAAGGAGAGCATGCTGGTGGATATCGTTTTCGCCGACGACGGCTCCATTCTGGAGGCCGAGCTGCCGATCTTCGTTGAACTGGAGGTCGTTGAAACAAACCCGGCGACCAAGGACGACCGCGCAACCAGCGGCACCAAGCCGGCGATCCTGGAAACAGGCACGGAAGTCAACGTGCCGATGTTCATCCAGACCGAAAGCGTCATACGCGTGGACACCCGCAGTGGAGAATACATGGAAAGGGTCAAAAAATGA
- a CDS encoding HU family DNA-binding protein, whose product MSKAELVEKIASQAGLTKADAERAVNAFVTVVTAGLKAGEDVTLVGFGTFATGDRAARQGRNPQTGETITIAAKKVVKFKPGKALRDEVA is encoded by the coding sequence ATGTCAAAAGCCGAGTTAGTAGAGAAAATTGCTTCACAGGCAGGGTTGACGAAAGCCGATGCGGAAAGAGCGGTCAACGCGTTTGTCACGGTTGTCACGGCAGGCCTTAAAGCTGGAGAAGACGTTACTCTCGTAGGGTTTGGAACGTTCGCGACAGGAGACAGAGCCGCGCGACAGGGCCGTAACCCCCAGACTGGCGAGACCATTACCATCGCGGCCAAAAAAGTCGTCAAATTCAAGCCCGGCAAAGCGTTAAGGGATGAGGTTGCCTGA
- the accC gene encoding acetyl-CoA carboxylase biotin carboxylase subunit, with translation MFKKILIANRGEIALRIMQTCRELGISTVAVYSTADKDSLHVKYADEAVCVGPPLGKESYLNIPRILAAAEITNADAIHPGYGFLAENADFAEVCSSSGIKFIGPTAEMIRKMGDKNTAKETMIAAKVPVVPGSAGLISDAKHALEIAGKIGYPVIIKPTAGGGGKGMRVVNEPDKLEKALATAKNEAQQAFGNGGVYIEKFLENPRHVEIQVLSDQHGNTMHLGERDCTIQRRHQKLIEETPSPVVDEELRSRMGAAAVAAAEAIGYEGAGTVEFLLDRHHEFFFMEMNTRIQVEHPVTEERYDVDLIKEQILVAAGESIADRSYTPKGHSIECRINAEDPEHNFRPSPGELQVFHTPGGHGVRVDSHGYASYRIPPNYDSMIAKLIVHADTREEAIARMLRALDEFIVVGIKTTIPFHKQLLRTDEFKSGRFDTGFLDRFTYTPQA, from the coding sequence TTGTTTAAAAAAATACTTATCGCGAACCGCGGCGAAATCGCTCTTCGCATCATGCAGACCTGTCGTGAACTGGGGATAAGCACCGTTGCCGTATATTCGACAGCGGACAAGGATTCACTGCACGTCAAGTACGCCGACGAAGCAGTGTGCGTCGGCCCCCCTCTCGGCAAGGAAAGCTACCTCAACATTCCGCGAATTCTCGCTGCGGCGGAAATAACCAATGCGGACGCCATACATCCGGGCTACGGTTTTCTTGCGGAAAACGCCGATTTCGCCGAGGTATGCAGTTCTTCGGGCATCAAGTTCATCGGCCCCACTGCGGAGATGATCCGTAAAATGGGGGACAAGAACACGGCAAAGGAAACCATGATCGCTGCAAAGGTTCCGGTCGTCCCGGGAAGCGCGGGCCTGATTTCCGATGCAAAACATGCGCTGGAGATTGCCGGGAAAATCGGTTATCCGGTCATAATCAAACCGACAGCCGGAGGCGGAGGCAAGGGCATGCGAGTGGTCAACGAGCCCGACAAGCTGGAAAAAGCCCTTGCAACGGCCAAGAATGAAGCGCAGCAGGCATTCGGCAACGGCGGCGTGTATATCGAAAAGTTTCTTGAGAATCCCCGCCATGTAGAAATCCAGGTCCTGTCGGACCAGCACGGCAACACGATGCATCTCGGAGAACGCGACTGCACCATTCAGCGGCGCCACCAGAAGCTTATCGAGGAAACGCCCTCGCCTGTAGTCGACGAGGAGCTGCGCTCCCGCATGGGTGCGGCAGCCGTGGCGGCGGCGGAAGCCATCGGGTATGAAGGCGCGGGAACGGTTGAATTTCTTCTCGACCGTCACCACGAGTTCTTTTTCATGGAGATGAACACCCGCATCCAGGTCGAGCACCCTGTCACCGAGGAGCGTTACGACGTGGACCTGATCAAGGAACAAATCCTGGTGGCGGCGGGCGAGAGCATCGCGGACCGCTCCTACACTCCGAAGGGACATTCAATCGAATGCCGCATCAACGCCGAGGACCCTGAACACAATTTCAGACCGTCTCCCGGTGAACTGCAGGTTTTCCATACTCCGGGCGGCCACGGAGTCCGTGTGGATTCGCACGGCTACGCGAGCTACCGCATCCCCCCGAACTACGATTCGATGATCGCAAAGCTCATCGTGCACGCCGATACGCGGGAAGAAGCCATAGCGAGAATGCTGCGGGCTCTCGACGAGTTCATCGTCGTGGGAATCAAGACCACCATTCCCTTTCACAAGCAACTGCTCCGCACCGACGAGTTCAAAAGCGGCCGGTTCGATACCGGCTTTCTGGACCGCTTCACCTATACTCCTCAAGCGTAG
- a CDS encoding acetyl-CoA carboxylase carboxyltransferase subunit alpha: protein MAAKVVLDFEKPLFELEEKLDEMRVCLKKSAGEHNMAETEGLNSEIEALESKVDSLRRSIYKNLTRWQKVQLARHPERPYTLDYIYMMMQDFVELAGDRHYSDDKAIVGGFATIGDEADDFFQTVMVIGHQKGRDTKSNLYRNFGMAQPEGYRKALRLMKLAEKFNKPVVTLIDTPGAFPGIEAEERGQAEAIARNLFEMSGLRVPVVCVIIGEGASGGAIGIGVGDRILMAENAWYSVISPESCSSILWRSWKYKEQAAEALRLTAEDLLDQRIIDRIVPEPMGGAHRDPESMASTLKSVLIDELKALLVRDPGELVAARVDKFAGMGVWSEE from the coding sequence ATGGCAGCGAAAGTGGTTCTTGATTTTGAAAAGCCCCTCTTCGAGCTCGAGGAGAAGCTTGACGAGATGCGAGTATGTCTGAAGAAGAGCGCGGGCGAACACAATATGGCCGAAACCGAAGGGCTGAACAGCGAGATAGAGGCGCTCGAGTCGAAGGTCGATTCCCTCAGGCGTTCGATTTATAAAAACCTCACGAGGTGGCAGAAAGTACAGCTTGCCCGTCACCCCGAGAGGCCCTACACCCTCGATTACATTTACATGATGATGCAGGACTTCGTCGAACTGGCTGGCGATCGTCATTACAGCGACGACAAGGCCATCGTCGGCGGTTTTGCGACAATCGGGGACGAGGCTGACGATTTTTTCCAGACCGTCATGGTCATCGGCCATCAGAAAGGCCGTGATACCAAATCCAACCTCTACAGGAATTTCGGCATGGCGCAGCCGGAGGGTTACCGCAAGGCGTTGAGGCTGATGAAGCTGGCCGAGAAATTCAACAAGCCGGTCGTCACCCTGATCGATACGCCCGGCGCCTTTCCTGGCATCGAGGCTGAAGAGCGTGGCCAGGCCGAGGCGATTGCGCGGAATCTTTTTGAAATGTCCGGTCTTCGGGTTCCGGTCGTTTGCGTGATCATCGGTGAGGGAGCCAGCGGAGGCGCCATCGGCATCGGTGTAGGAGACAGGATTCTCATGGCGGAAAATGCATGGTATTCGGTTATTTCTCCCGAAAGCTGTTCGTCGATTCTCTGGAGAAGCTGGAAATACAAGGAGCAGGCTGCCGAGGCTCTCAGGCTTACCGCCGAGGACCTGCTCGATCAGCGTATCATAGACCGGATCGTGCCGGAGCCGATGGGCGGTGCGCATCGGGATCCTGAAAGCATGGCTTCGACGCTGAAATCGGTTCTTATCGATGAACTCAAGGCGCTGCTCGTTCGAGACCCGGGGGAACTGGTCGCCGCCAGGGTCGACAAGTTCGCCGGCATGGGGGTCTGGAGTGAAGAGTGA
- the accB gene encoding acetyl-CoA carboxylase biotin carboxyl carrier protein: MNLKEIQQLIDIVNKSNLDEATIEEGDFKITLKRYSAAPARPQAALPQMPTAQPALPGPEKTSPANEEPKKTPAADGLVEVRSPIVGTFYRAPSPEADAFVNVNDRIEKGDVLCIVEAMKLMNEIESEVTGTIVDILAENGQPVEFDQVLFLVKP, from the coding sequence ATGAACCTGAAGGAAATTCAGCAACTTATCGATATCGTCAACAAGTCGAACCTCGACGAGGCAACGATCGAGGAAGGCGACTTCAAGATCACGCTCAAGAGATACTCGGCGGCTCCGGCCAGGCCGCAGGCCGCGCTCCCGCAAATGCCGACAGCTCAACCAGCTCTTCCCGGGCCGGAGAAAACCTCGCCGGCAAACGAGGAACCGAAAAAAACACCCGCGGCCGACGGCCTTGTCGAAGTCCGTTCTCCTATCGTCGGCACCTTCTACAGGGCGCCCTCTCCGGAAGCGGACGCATTCGTCAATGTGAATGACCGTATCGAAAAGGGTGACGTACTCTGTATCGTGGAAGCGATGAAACTCATGAACGAAATCGAGTCCGAAGTCACCGGCACCATCGTCGACATTCTGGCCGAGAACGGCCAGCCCGTCGAATTCGATCAGGTGCTGTTCCTCGTCAAGCCTTAA